The Globicephala melas chromosome 13, mGloMel1.2, whole genome shotgun sequence genome includes a region encoding these proteins:
- the LOC115859299 gene encoding 60S ribosome subunit biogenesis protein NIP7 homolog, translating into MRPLTEEETRVMFEKIAKYIGENLQLLVDRPDGTYCFRLHNDRVYYVSEKILKLAASISGDKLVSLGTCFGKFTKTHKFRLHITALDYLAPYAKYKVWIKPGAEQSFLYGNHVLKSGLGRITENTSQYQGVVVYSMADIPLGFGVAAKSTQDCRKVDPMAIVVFHQADIGEYVRHEETLT; encoded by the coding sequence ATGCGGCCTCTGACTGAAGAGGAGACGCGAGTAATGTTTGAGAAGATAGCAAAATACATCGGGGAGAATCTGCAGCTGCTGGTCGACAGGCCCGACGGCACCTACTGTTTCAGGCTGCACAATGACCGGGTGTACTACGTGAGTGAGAAGATTTTGAAGTTGGCCGCCAGCATCTCCGGTGACAAGCTGGTGTCGCTGGGGACGTGCTTCGGAAAATTCACGAAGACCCACAAGTTTCGGTTGCACATCACGGCTCTGGATTACTTAGCACCGTATGCCAAGTATAAAGTGTGGATAAAACCTGGAGCAGAGCAATCCTTCCTGTATGGGAACCATGTGCTGAAATCTGGACTTGGTCGAATCACTGAAAATACTTCTCAGTACCAGGGAGTTGTGGTGTACTCCATGGCAGACATCCCTTTGGGTTTTGGGGTGGCAGCAAAGTCTACACAAGACTGCAGGAAAGTAGACCCCATGGCGATTGTGGTATTTCATCAAGCAGACATTGGGGAGTATGTGCGGCATGAAGAGACATTGACTTAA